The Papaver somniferum cultivar HN1 chromosome 3, ASM357369v1, whole genome shotgun sequence genome includes a region encoding these proteins:
- the LOC113359806 gene encoding major latex protein 146-like: MASIQKLELEVAEVKCSANNFYGLFKNNINKLVEHFPENYQSVEVIEGDGASVGSARLWKYELERTTAVNDESKSIAWNFYGGAMMDHYNSFGFTLVSVTPKGEGCCSVKWSVEFEKANENVPTPNAYGIHVGLSTGLIVTDSGSAVFVTVIAHRMSDSFRLKFENQF; this comes from the exons ATGGCTAGCATTCAAAAGCTAGAGCTCGAGGTAGCTGAAGTCAAGTGCTCAGCCAACAATTTTTATGGGTTATTTAAGAACAACATTAACAAACTAGTTGAGCACTTTCCTGAAAACTATCAAAGTGTTGAAGTAATCGAAGGAGACGGAGCCAGTGTTGGCAGTGCCAGGCTCTGGAAGTATGAACTCG AGAGGACGACAGCTGTTAATGACGAAAGCAAGTCGATCGCCTGGAACTTTTATGGGGGAGCAATGATGGATCATTATAATAGCTTTGGATTCACACTGGTATCTGTTACTCCAAAGGGTGAGGGATGCTGCTCGGTGAAATGGTCTGTGGAATTTGAGAAGGCCAATGAAAATGTTCCCACTCCGAATGCTTAT GGGATACATGTAGGGCTGTCTACAGGACTTATTGTAACAGATAGTGGCTCAGCTGTTTTCGTTACGGTAATAGCTCATCGGATGTCTGATAGCTTTCGATTGAAATTCGAAAATCAATTCTGA
- the LOC113356989 gene encoding O-fucosyltransferase 16-like — translation MGVQRRRTHNQHHHSNHNRIQKLLKWIIPVISSVSAVVLLFLLLLSASSVPDDSNHSHHQRLLHQQLHRQFINTTTTATSLNNNVMEEIISNVFRVPESGGSSSHDLWGSKSAKFYYGCSNASVKFTRAEVNTQPNRYLMIATSGGLNQQRTGITDAVVAARILNATLVVPKLDQKSFWKDSSNFTEIFDVEWFIRSLSKDVKIIKQVPKKGGKVMAPYTMRVPRKCNVKCYLSRVLPVLLKKHVVQLTKFDYRLANKLDTDLQKLRCRVNYHALKFTDPIREMGKKLVQRMRERSRHFIALHLRFEPDMLAFSGCYYGGGDKERADLGAIRKRWKTLHTSNPAKERRHGKCPLTPEEVGLMLRALGFGSDVHIYVASGEVYGGDATLGPLKALFPNYHSKETLASSEELSPFSSFSSRMAAVDFIVCDESDVFVTNNNGNMARILAGRRRYFGHKPTIRPNAKKHSSLFPNRENMTWEAFASKVRLNQKGFMGEPKEVKAGRGEFHENPSTCICEDSEAKERTKSGHSGLTTVGKGSNVGKDIVEPSDDLVSDDEPEWPDMDYGEKLSMPEGKELNLDYNLFFKPEDQPEFEEILSD, via the exons ATGGGTGTACAGAGGCGGAGAACACATAATCAGCATCATCATAGTAATCACAACCGAATACAAAAGCTATTAAAATGGATTATACCTGTAATTTCAAGTGTTTCAGctgttgttcttctttttctactTCTTCTTTCTGCTTCTTCTGTTCCTGATGATTCTAATCATAGTCATCATCAACGATTATTACATCAACAACTCCACCGTCAATTCATcaataccaccaccaccgccacctcg TTGAATAATAATGTAATGGAAGAGATAATAAGCAATGTGTTTCGAGTTCCG GAGAGTGGAGGGAGCTCAAGTCATGATCTATGGGGTTCAAAGTCAGCCAAATTTTACTATGGATGTAGCAATGCTAGTGTTAAGTTTACAA GAGCTGAAGTTAACACCCAACCCAATAGGTATTTGATGATTGCAACCAGTGGTGGGTTAAATCAACAAAGAACAGGG ATTACGGATGCTGTTGTCGCAGCTCGAATTTTGAATGCCACTCTTGTTGTTCCAAAGCTAGACCAGAAATCCTTTTGGAAGGATTCAAG CAACTTCACCGAGATCTTTGATGTTGAATGGTTCATAAGGTCCCTCTCAAAAGATGTGAAAATCATAAAGCAGGTCCCCAAAAAGGGAGGAAAGGTTATGGCTCCATATACCATGCGAGTTCCAAGGAAGTGCAATGTAAAATGCTATCTTAGCCGCGTCTTACCTGTTCTCTTAAAGAAACAT GTTGTGCAGCTAACCAAGTTTGATTACAGGCTTGCAAATAAGTTGGACACTGATTTGCAAAAACTGAGATGCAGAGTTAATTATCATGCTTTAAAATTTACTGATCCCATACGTGAGATGGGCAAGAAATTGGTTCAGAGGATGAGGGAAAGAAGTAGGCATTTTATTGCTTTGCACCTAAG GTTTGAACCTGATATGCTTGCATTCTCTGGATGCTATTATGGCGGAGGAGATAAGGAAAGAGCAGATCTTGGTGCCATTCGGAAGAGGTGGAAAACCTTACAT ACAAGCAACCCAGCCAAGGAACGTAGGCACGGAAAATGTCCCCTTACCCCAGAGGAGGTAGGCCTTATGCTCCGAGCACTGGGATTCGGCAGTGATGTTCACATTTATGTGGCATCTGGGGAAGTATATGGAGGTGATGCGACACTGGGACCCCTCAAAGCTCTCTTTCCAAATTACCATTCAAAAGAAACACTAGCCAGTAGCGAGGAGTTATCGCCTTTCTCCTCATTTTCATCCCGAATGGCTGCAGTTGACTTCATTGTTTGTGATGAAAGTGATGTATTTGTAACTAACAACAACGGGAACATGGCTAGGATACTAGCTGGGCGGAG GAGATACTTTGGACACAAGCCTACAATTCGACCAAATGCTAAGAAACACTCTTCATTATTCCCGAATCGAGAGAACATGACATGGGAAGCATTTGCATCTAAGGTACGTTTAAATCAAAAAGGCTTCATGGGGGAGCCAAAGGAGGTAAAAGCCGGTAGAGGtgaatttcatgaaaatcctTCGACGTGTATATGTGAAGATTCAGAGGCCAAGGAAAGAACGAAATCTGGTCACAGTGGTCTAACTACAGTTGGCAAAGGCAGTAATGTGGGCAAAGATATTGTTGAGCCTAGTGATGATCTGGTCAGTGATGATGAGCCAGAGTGGCCTGATATGGATTATGGGGAGAAACTTAGCATGCCCGAAGGGAAGGAATTAAATTTGGATTACAATCTATTCTTTAAACCTGAGGACCAACCGGAATTTGAAGAGATATTGTCAGATTAA